Proteins from one Deinococcus actinosclerus genomic window:
- a CDS encoding HpcH/HpaI aldolase/citrate lyase family protein, producing the protein MPPAHPPRSVLYVPGDKPRAIDKARTLGADAIILDLEDAVAPEHKPAARDHIRQALQTPWPVPVLIRVNALNTPWEHDDRELALTAGASGIVLPKVERAEDAHALSLGLPLWAMIETPQGVLNAPHIAAVPGVTTLIVGANDLARTLRTQPHPDRTPLLHALSSVVLAARAHGKTPIDAVYNDIRDDTGFTRECQQGRALGFSGKTLIHPNQIEPANQAFGVTATEAAEAQALIDAWDAARNEGKSIATHQGALVEQMHVDEAREVLALYSATHRG; encoded by the coding sequence ATGCCCCCAGCCCACCCCCCCCGCTCCGTCCTGTACGTCCCCGGCGACAAACCCCGCGCCATCGACAAAGCCCGCACCCTGGGCGCCGACGCCATCATCCTCGACCTCGAAGACGCCGTCGCCCCCGAACACAAACCCGCCGCCCGCGACCACATCCGCCAGGCCCTCCAGACCCCCTGGCCCGTCCCCGTCCTCATCCGCGTCAACGCCCTGAACACCCCCTGGGAACACGACGACCGCGAACTGGCGCTGACCGCCGGCGCCAGCGGCATCGTCCTGCCCAAAGTCGAACGTGCCGAGGACGCCCACGCCCTCAGCCTCGGCCTTCCCCTCTGGGCCATGATCGAAACGCCCCAAGGCGTCCTCAACGCCCCCCACATCGCCGCCGTGCCCGGCGTCACCACCCTCATCGTCGGCGCCAACGACCTCGCCCGCACCCTGCGCACCCAACCCCACCCGGACCGCACCCCCCTCCTGCACGCGCTGAGCAGCGTCGTCCTCGCCGCCCGCGCCCACGGTAAGACCCCCATCGACGCCGTGTACAACGACATCCGAGACGACACCGGATTCACGCGCGAATGCCAGCAGGGCCGCGCCCTCGGCTTCAGCGGCAAAACCCTCATCCACCCCAACCAGATCGAACCCGCCAACCAGGCGTTCGGGGTCACCGCAACCGAAGCGGCAGAAGCACAGGCCCTCATCGACGCGTGGGACGCCGCGCGCAACGAAGGGAAAAGCATCGCCACGCACCAGGGCGCGCTCGTGGAACAGATGCACGTGGACGAGGCGCGCGAGGTTCTCGCGCTTTATTCGGCAACACATCGGGGGTGA
- a CDS encoding ABC transporter substrate-binding protein: MKRAAFLLLGLLATSASAQRTVNIGLGYNPDVQFTPFYVADKLGYFRAEGLSVKYQHGYVSQLLPLLLQGKLDFVVGDPEDAIFARNQGADVRYVMTMYQKNPVTVFSLSPLNGPESLKGKSVGIPGPFGSSYHAIQALLDSANLNEGRDVRLNSIGFTQVDAVRAGRVDAAVGYANNDVLQLARTSGKKVYTLDVTDAYPMVGVGLIGTGKSLTGDLAKKVVRASQRGLKFTVADPARAFKLAQPVFGASGSLDVLKASVPLMTGPYTQANGLGAMNPSAWTKAVAALVKQGKLPAGAKATDYYSNAYISKTLK, translated from the coding sequence ATGAAGCGTGCCGCTTTCCTCCTGCTGGGCCTGCTGGCGACCTCCGCGTCCGCGCAGCGCACCGTGAACATCGGGCTGGGGTACAACCCGGACGTGCAGTTCACGCCCTTCTACGTCGCGGACAAACTGGGCTACTTCCGCGCCGAGGGCCTGAGCGTGAAGTACCAGCACGGGTACGTGTCGCAGCTGCTGCCGCTGCTGCTGCAGGGCAAGCTGGACTTCGTGGTGGGCGACCCGGAGGACGCGATCTTCGCGCGCAACCAGGGGGCGGACGTGCGCTACGTCATGACGATGTACCAGAAGAACCCGGTGACGGTGTTCAGCCTCTCGCCCCTGAACGGCCCGGAGAGCCTGAAGGGCAAGTCGGTGGGTATCCCGGGGCCGTTCGGCAGTTCGTACCACGCGATCCAGGCGCTGCTGGACAGCGCGAACCTGAATGAGGGCCGCGACGTGCGCCTGAACTCCATCGGCTTCACGCAGGTGGACGCCGTGCGCGCCGGCCGCGTGGACGCCGCCGTGGGGTACGCGAACAACGACGTGCTGCAACTGGCCCGCACCAGCGGCAAGAAGGTGTACACGCTGGACGTCACGGACGCCTACCCGATGGTCGGCGTGGGCCTGATCGGCACCGGCAAGAGCCTGACCGGGGACCTGGCGAAGAAGGTCGTGCGCGCCAGCCAGCGCGGCCTGAAATTCACGGTCGCCGACCCGGCCCGCGCGTTCAAGCTGGCGCAGCCCGTGTTCGGCGCGAGCGGCAGCCTGGACGTCCTGAAGGCCAGCGTGCCCCTGATGACCGGCCCGTACACGCAGGCGAACGGCCTGGGCGCCATGAATCCCAGTGCGTGGACGAAAGCGGTCGCGGCCCTCGTGAAACAGGGCAAACTCCCGGCCGGCGCGAAGGCCACCGACTACTACTCCAACGCCTACATCAGCAAGACGCTGAAATAA
- a CDS encoding M16 family metallopeptidase encodes MPDLPHTQLHHHTLPNGLTLLLEPDPDAQTIAAGYFVNTGSREETPQDMGASHFIEHLLFKGSDEVGARELNERLDDLGGHANAFTSEEATVYHAATLPEHTPELLHTLTELMRPALRDTDIHTERGVILEEIAMYADQPSVCVTDQLRADYWGDHPLGQPILGTTHTVTTLSPDTLRAHHHARYGARRVTLTVTGQFDPHQLTTWAQQHLKDWPAGTPTPGPDPRPPAWPDQTRTLTDPDLTRVHLAATSPGLGAHHPLREAAHVLADLIGGENGALYWTLIDTGTCDSADLAHLEYHACGTFEGGFTSDPDRAPQALATYRQVLADAHTLITPQAVRRAARKLAVSTLLRAETPQGRLFTLGMEYLATGRTLSTDDLVKRYENVTVQDVQEVLRLCPMDRLTAVALGPISEL; translated from the coding sequence ATGCCTGACCTGCCCCACACTCAACTGCACCACCACACCCTCCCCAACGGCCTCACCCTCCTGCTCGAACCCGACCCGGACGCGCAGACCATCGCCGCCGGGTACTTCGTCAACACCGGCAGCCGCGAAGAAACCCCCCAGGACATGGGTGCGAGCCACTTCATCGAACACCTGCTGTTCAAAGGCAGCGACGAAGTGGGCGCCCGCGAACTCAACGAACGCCTCGACGACCTCGGCGGGCACGCCAACGCCTTCACGAGCGAAGAAGCCACCGTCTACCACGCCGCCACCCTCCCCGAACACACCCCCGAACTGCTGCACACCCTCACCGAACTGATGCGCCCCGCCCTGCGCGACACCGACATCCACACCGAACGCGGCGTCATCCTCGAAGAGATCGCCATGTACGCCGACCAGCCCAGCGTCTGCGTCACCGACCAGCTCCGCGCCGACTACTGGGGCGACCACCCCCTCGGCCAGCCCATCCTCGGCACCACCCACACCGTCACCACCCTCAGCCCCGACACCCTCCGTGCCCACCACCACGCCCGCTACGGCGCCCGGCGCGTCACCCTCACCGTCACCGGCCAGTTCGACCCGCACCAGCTCACCACCTGGGCCCAGCAGCACCTGAAGGACTGGCCCGCCGGCACCCCCACCCCCGGCCCCGACCCCCGCCCCCCCGCCTGGCCCGACCAGACCCGCACCCTCACCGACCCCGACCTCACCCGCGTCCACCTCGCCGCCACCAGCCCCGGCCTCGGCGCCCACCACCCCCTGCGCGAAGCCGCGCACGTCCTGGCCGACCTCATCGGCGGCGAAAACGGCGCGCTCTACTGGACCCTCATCGACACCGGCACCTGCGACAGCGCCGACCTCGCCCACCTCGAATACCACGCGTGCGGCACCTTCGAAGGCGGCTTCACCAGCGACCCCGACCGCGCCCCCCAGGCCCTCGCCACCTACCGGCAGGTTCTCGCGGACGCCCACACCCTCATCACCCCCCAGGCCGTGCGCCGCGCCGCCCGCAAACTCGCTGTCAGCACGCTCCTGCGCGCCGAAACCCCCCAGGGCCGCCTCTTCACCCTCGGCATGGAATACCTCGCCACCGGGCGCACCCTCAGCACCGACGACCTCGTGAAACGCTACGAGAACGTCACCGTGCAGGACGTGCAGGAAGTGCTGCGGTTGTGCCCCATGGACCGACTGACGGCCGTGGCGCTCGGGCCTATCTCGGAACTCTGA
- a CDS encoding glycoside hydrolase family 32 protein, which produces MAALRPRVHFTARRFWLNDPNGLVFAGGRYHVFFQHNPRAGNHGYMSWGHASSVDLLRWEEHEVALPWREGRDVFSGSAVVDWRNSSGLGDAGDAGPPVVAMFTGNGFYHQAQYLAVSRDGGETWAFGPPEPVLDEGKQDFRDPKVFWYAPCGSWVSVVVHPDERQVGVYTSPDLRVWSRAGVFGPAGGVAGIWEVPDLFPLVVAGQERWVLKVDVFEGGPQGGTGAQYWVGDFDGRVFTPSQGARWADAGKDFYAAITFSDLPQPGRRVWLGWLNNWVYANHLPTQPWQGVLTLPRELSLVPDGPEWALAQVPVPELEALRDEALALPGGQRVEVGEGVPLDLTLPMTSWTLQLLSAGGEEARLWLNGGSLHFTRAAPVGLDGFAGTFSAPLPDTVGEVRVLLDTCTLEVFAAGGRVAFTQLLLPHAPISALRLRGADGRGWTLRPTQAP; this is translated from the coding sequence ATGGCTGCCCTGCGTCCACGTGTGCATTTCACCGCCCGGCGGTTCTGGTTGAACGACCCGAACGGGCTGGTGTTCGCGGGGGGGCGGTATCACGTGTTCTTCCAGCACAATCCGCGCGCGGGGAATCACGGGTACATGAGCTGGGGGCACGCGTCGAGCGTGGACCTGCTGCGCTGGGAGGAGCATGAGGTGGCCCTGCCGTGGCGGGAGGGGCGGGACGTGTTCTCGGGGAGCGCGGTGGTGGACTGGCGGAACTCGTCGGGCCTGGGGGACGCGGGGGACGCGGGGCCGCCGGTGGTGGCGATGTTCACGGGGAACGGCTTCTACCATCAGGCGCAGTACCTGGCGGTCAGCCGGGACGGTGGGGAGACGTGGGCGTTCGGGCCGCCGGAGCCGGTGCTGGATGAGGGCAAGCAGGATTTCCGTGATCCGAAGGTGTTCTGGTACGCGCCGTGCGGCTCCTGGGTGAGCGTGGTGGTGCACCCGGACGAGCGGCAGGTGGGGGTGTACACGTCACCGGACCTGCGGGTGTGGTCGCGGGCGGGTGTGTTCGGCCCGGCGGGTGGCGTGGCGGGCATCTGGGAGGTGCCGGACCTGTTTCCGCTGGTGGTGGCGGGGCAGGAGCGGTGGGTGTTGAAGGTGGACGTGTTCGAGGGCGGGCCGCAGGGGGGTACGGGCGCGCAGTACTGGGTGGGCGACTTCGACGGGCGGGTGTTCACGCCGTCGCAGGGGGCGCGCTGGGCGGACGCGGGGAAGGATTTCTACGCGGCGATCACGTTCAGTGACCTGCCGCAGCCGGGGCGGCGGGTGTGGCTGGGGTGGCTGAACAACTGGGTGTACGCGAACCATCTGCCAACCCAACCGTGGCAGGGGGTGCTGACGCTGCCGCGTGAGCTGAGTCTGGTCCCGGACGGCCCGGAGTGGGCGCTGGCGCAGGTGCCGGTGCCGGAACTGGAGGCGCTGCGGGACGAGGCGCTGGCGCTGCCCGGCGGTCAGCGGGTCGAGGTGGGCGAGGGGGTGCCGCTGGATCTCACGCTGCCCATGACGTCCTGGACACTCCAGCTGCTGTCCGCCGGGGGAGAGGAGGCGCGGCTGTGGCTGAATGGCGGGAGCCTGCACTTCACCCGCGCGGCGCCGGTGGGGCTGGACGGGTTCGCCGGGACGTTCAGTGCGCCGCTCCCGGACACGGTGGGCGAGGTGCGGGTGCTGCTCGACACCTGCACGCTGGAGGTCTTCGCGGCAGGGGGGCGCGTGGCGTTCACGCAGCTGCTGCTGCCGCACGCGCCAATCTCGGCGCTGCGGCTCAGGGGCGCGGACGGGCGCGGCTGGACGCTGCGGCCCACCCAGGCGCCGTAG
- a CDS encoding VOC family protein, which produces MRVLETCLYTHDLTAAEHFYSGVLGLTLHSRVPGRHLFYRLDGSMLLIFDPRASAQPGDVPPHAGTPGGHACLTLDPAQTGAWEARLRAAGLHVTRYAWGDRGESLYFHDPAGNVLELAPPRIWGLT; this is translated from the coding sequence ATGCGCGTCCTGGAAACCTGCCTGTACACCCACGACCTGACCGCCGCCGAGCACTTCTACAGCGGGGTGCTCGGCCTCACGCTGCACAGCAGGGTCCCGGGCCGGCACCTGTTCTACCGGCTAGACGGCAGCATGCTGCTGATCTTCGACCCGCGCGCCAGCGCCCAGCCCGGCGACGTGCCCCCGCACGCCGGAACGCCCGGCGGGCACGCCTGCCTGACCCTGGACCCCGCCCAGACCGGCGCCTGGGAAGCGAGGCTGCGCGCCGCCGGCCTGCACGTCACGCGGTACGCCTGGGGGGACCGGGGCGAGAGCCTGTACTTCCACGACCCGGCCGGGAACGTGCTGGAACTCGCCCCGCCGCGCATCTGGGGCCTGACCTGA
- a CDS encoding RIO1 family regulatory kinase/ATPase produces the protein MSAHTHAPSAQDWTDPDWLDDPWTDAAEPRRRGRKKPVGRRQLAQLTADGDSEQDDVIRRLKDLGHVTEIVAELKSGKEATAYVARGPRGSVLVKLYRDLQARSFKDDGVYRAGQVIVKDRDRRAVEGRTRAGLEMLQQGWVAAEYAHLWALWQAGLPVPEPLVGPHPYDYTATYPAVLMRLIGTEDHVAPRLSDAHLTPEQARSAWEQSLTGMAHLLRLGYAHGDYSTYNLLWQEDTVTIIDFPQLATRQNPHFRDLLARDTQSLATSFRKHGIHTDGPSVLRDVQRRALGPAPEPRLLLP, from the coding sequence ATGAGCGCCCACACCCACGCCCCATCCGCCCAGGACTGGACCGATCCGGACTGGCTGGACGACCCCTGGACCGACGCTGCCGAACCCCGCCGGCGCGGCCGGAAGAAACCCGTCGGCAGGCGACAGCTCGCCCAGCTGACCGCCGACGGGGACAGCGAACAGGACGACGTGATCCGCCGCCTGAAAGACCTGGGCCACGTCACCGAGATCGTCGCGGAACTCAAGAGCGGCAAGGAAGCCACCGCGTACGTCGCCCGCGGGCCGCGCGGCAGCGTCCTCGTGAAGCTCTACCGCGACCTGCAGGCCCGCTCCTTCAAGGACGACGGCGTGTACCGCGCCGGGCAGGTCATCGTCAAGGACCGTGACCGCCGCGCTGTCGAGGGCCGCACCCGCGCGGGCCTGGAGATGCTCCAGCAGGGCTGGGTGGCCGCCGAGTACGCGCACCTGTGGGCGCTGTGGCAGGCCGGCCTGCCCGTCCCCGAACCCCTGGTCGGCCCCCACCCCTACGACTACACCGCCACGTACCCCGCCGTCCTGATGCGGTTGATCGGCACCGAGGATCACGTCGCTCCGCGCCTCAGCGACGCGCACCTGACCCCCGAGCAGGCCCGCAGCGCCTGGGAGCAGAGCCTGACCGGCATGGCCCACCTGCTGCGCCTGGGGTACGCGCACGGCGACTACAGCACCTACAACCTGCTCTGGCAGGAGGACACCGTGACCATCATCGATTTCCCGCAACTGGCGACCCGTCAGAACCCGCACTTCCGCGACCTGCTCGCCCGGGACACCCAGAGCCTCGCCACCAGCTTCCGCAAGCACGGCATCCACACCGACGGGCCCAGCGTCCTGCGGGACGTGCAGCGCCGCGCGCTGGGCCCCGCCCCCGAACCCCGGCTGCTGCTGCCCTAA